One Brachyspira pilosicoli P43/6/78 genomic window carries:
- a CDS encoding DUF4026 domain-containing protein produces the protein MDYNEKLYNVFSNKEHRLESWMAAVFSKEYDHNVTIDELKEILAEENSFIVTELKEVEKENYIRENSKWEVILKAEYIEEYDDECDDECDSDCSCEGHECSHNHEEEHQCSCGHHHEEEHQCSCSHGENHQCSCGNHDEEVKQNDELTFYIALIDAKTVTENVPEIFSVNTIKEENYKEALEVNYAIHISTVFQNYPLTDYQRQLQLLNSIVADASLFLDMSCSTARSGDWLAYTATFPLLPSLDYLYTIHAIYDDDKDPNKVEYWFHTHGLYRAGVIELEIVGVEDSNAYYGELLNTVAKLFIERGVPEKGFKFTPAYGVSVCWLPWQEALEKLNIDKDFSGSYKDRNDNIHNTPSGVLVAVDEKGNYHTMDYYKDKLTDNPIFMLSNFETAIMREAAFDKIEYFIELLTKKKKDEDTSFLVKLGYAREDEDPNDLEHLWFEVHDFTDDGYFDATLINEPYKDLNMHEGDRGMHSIENLTDWIIYYKSVHYDSKNIYLLFED, from the coding sequence ATGGATTATAATGAAAAACTATATAATGTATTTTCAAACAAGGAGCATAGATTAGAATCTTGGATGGCGGCTGTATTTTCTAAAGAATATGACCATAATGTAACTATAGATGAGCTTAAAGAAATTTTAGCAGAGGAAAATAGCTTTATAGTTACAGAATTAAAAGAGGTAGAAAAAGAAAATTATATAAGAGAAAACTCAAAATGGGAAGTAATATTAAAAGCAGAATATATAGAAGAATATGATGATGAGTGTGATGATGAATGCGATAGCGATTGCTCTTGTGAAGGACATGAATGCTCACATAATCACGAAGAAGAACATCAATGCTCATGCGGACATCACCATGAAGAAGAACATCAATGCTCTTGCAGCCATGGAGAAAATCATCAATGCTCTTGCGGCAATCATGATGAAGAAGTAAAACAAAATGATGAACTTACATTCTATATTGCTCTAATAGATGCAAAAACTGTAACAGAAAATGTACCTGAAATATTCTCAGTTAATACAATAAAAGAAGAAAATTATAAAGAGGCATTAGAAGTAAATTATGCAATACATATATCAACAGTATTTCAAAATTATCCTCTTACAGACTATCAAAGACAATTACAATTATTAAACAGCATAGTAGCAGATGCTTCATTATTTTTAGATATGTCTTGTTCTACTGCACGTTCTGGAGATTGGCTTGCATACACTGCCACATTCCCGCTTTTACCTTCACTAGACTATCTTTACACTATTCATGCTATATATGATGATGATAAAGACCCAAACAAAGTAGAATATTGGTTTCATACGCATGGATTATACAGAGCTGGTGTGATAGAATTAGAAATAGTTGGTGTTGAAGATTCTAATGCTTATTATGGAGAATTATTAAACACTGTAGCAAAACTATTTATAGAGAGAGGAGTTCCTGAAAAAGGCTTTAAATTTACTCCTGCTTATGGTGTTAGTGTTTGCTGGCTTCCTTGGCAAGAGGCTTTAGAAAAACTTAATATTGATAAAGATTTTTCTGGAAGCTATAAAGACAGAAATGATAATATACATAACACTCCTTCTGGTGTATTAGTAGCTGTAGATGAAAAAGGAAATTACCATACTATGGACTACTATAAAGATAAACTTACAGATAATCCTATTTTTATGCTTAGCAATTTTGAAACTGCTATAATGAGAGAAGCTGCTTTTGATAAAATTGAATATTTTATAGAATTATTAACAAAGAAAAAGAAAGATGAAGATACTTCGTTTTTAGTAAAATTAGGTTATGCTAGAGAAGACGAAGACCCTAATGATTTAGAGCATTTATGGTTTGAGGTTCATGATTTTACAGATGACGGATATTTTGATGCTACATTAATAAATGAGCCTTATAAAGATTTGAATATGCATGAGGGAGACAGAGGAATGCATAGCATAGAAAATCTTACAGATTGGATAATATACTATAAATCCGTACATTATGACTCTAAAAATATATATTTATTATTTGAAGATTAA
- the pyrR gene encoding bifunctional pyr operon transcriptional regulator/uracil phosphoribosyltransferase PyrR, which yields MRVLLKAEDYEKVLPRLAAEVIEKENMDKLSIVGIRRRGDYLAVRLKKLIEEKINIDIPIGAIDINLYRDDLSTLSEFPEIKETDIPFDITGKTILLVDDVLYTGRTIRAALNALFEYGRPQRVVLLVLVDRFGRELPISANYVGLALNVPADQYISVRIKELEGEDIVLLKDKA from the coding sequence ATGAGAGTTTTATTAAAAGCTGAAGATTATGAAAAAGTTCTTCCAAGACTTGCTGCTGAAGTAATTGAAAAGGAAAATATGGATAAACTTTCTATTGTAGGCATAAGAAGAAGAGGCGATTATTTAGCTGTAAGACTTAAAAAACTTATAGAAGAAAAAATAAACATAGATATACCTATAGGTGCTATTGATATTAACCTCTATAGAGATGATTTATCTACTTTATCAGAATTCCCTGAAATTAAAGAAACTGACATACCTTTTGATATTACAGGAAAAACTATTCTTCTTGTAGATGATGTACTTTATACAGGCAGAACTATTAGAGCTGCTTTAAATGCTTTATTTGAATATGGCAGACCTCAGAGAGTTGTTTTACTTGTATTAGTTGATAGATTTGGAAGAGAGCTTCCTATATCTGCAAATTATGTTGGACTTGCATTAAATGTTCCTGCTGACCAATATATATCTGTAAGAATTAAAGAATTAGAGGGTGAGGATATAGTTTTACTTAAAGATAAAGCTTAA
- a CDS encoding flagellar basal body-associated FliL family protein, with product MAEEENLELEEGEEEEQNEAQAKKKFTLSPMIIKILMIVAAILVVALISGLIAFFVSKSVGRAAGVNAGVVDGMIKQPPPTYFAITPEFNVNTADMDVARFVRVSIVLTYTTNVKQLAVELPERGYMIRDRIYSLISSYTYDQLRTNEGREQLKADIKREINSMLKNGQIDDILFDSFLLS from the coding sequence ATGGCAGAAGAAGAAAACTTAGAATTAGAAGAAGGCGAAGAAGAGGAACAAAACGAAGCTCAAGCAAAGAAAAAATTCACTTTAAGCCCGATGATAATAAAAATACTAATGATAGTAGCTGCCATTTTAGTAGTTGCTTTAATATCTGGACTTATAGCGTTTTTTGTTTCTAAGAGCGTAGGAAGAGCCGCAGGAGTAAATGCTGGTGTAGTAGATGGCATGATTAAACAGCCACCTCCAACATATTTTGCTATTACTCCAGAGTTTAATGTTAATACTGCTGATATGGATGTTGCAAGATTTGTAAGAGTAAGCATAGTATTGACTTACACTACTAATGTTAAACAATTAGCAGTAGAGCTTCCAGAGAGAGGATATATGATAAGAGATAGAATATATTCTTTAATAAGTTCTTATACTTATGACCAATTAAGAACTAATGAAGGAAGAGAGCAATTGAAAGCTGATATTAAACGTGAAATAAACAGTATGTTAAAAAACGGACAAATAGATGATATATTATTTGATAGTTTCTTGTTGAGTTAA
- the fliM gene encoding flagellar motor switch protein FliM, with protein MTEVLSQSEIDALLSAISSGEVLDNIDTKRVEVEHRKIKIYDFKRPDKFSKDQIRTLQMMHENFARVTTTSLSAQLRTLVGIHVASVDQLTYEEFIRSVSNPSTLAIVSMDPLKGSSILEIDPSITFTIIDRLFGGAGESPKNLNRELTDIELSVMEGIIVRILGNLREAWSQVIDLRPRLGSIETNPQFAQMVSPNDMVVLITLETKVADVEGMMNFCIPYITIEPILSKFSAQYWYASVRRGSTSENLKIIKEKLQNIYVETSAELGSMQLPLSDILNLQKGDVVKFTETKITDPVIFKIGTRKKFLCRPGISGSRMAVQLTGVMDGETDITEDDLLKEED; from the coding sequence ATGACAGAAGTATTGTCACAAAGTGAAATAGATGCATTATTAAGTGCTATATCATCTGGCGAAGTGTTGGATAATATTGATACTAAACGTGTGGAAGTAGAGCATAGAAAGATTAAAATTTATGACTTTAAGCGTCCTGACAAATTCTCTAAAGACCAAATAAGAACGCTTCAAATGATGCATGAAAACTTTGCACGTGTTACTACAACTTCATTATCAGCTCAATTAAGAACTTTGGTAGGTATTCACGTAGCAAGCGTAGACCAGCTTACTTATGAAGAGTTTATAAGAAGTGTAAGTAATCCATCTACTTTGGCTATTGTGAGTATGGACCCTTTAAAAGGAAGTTCTATTTTAGAGATTGACCCATCTATTACTTTTACTATTATAGATAGGTTGTTTGGAGGAGCTGGAGAAAGCCCTAAAAACTTAAATAGAGAATTAACAGATATTGAGTTGTCTGTTATGGAAGGTATTATAGTAAGAATATTAGGTAACTTAAGAGAGGCTTGGTCTCAGGTAATAGATTTAAGACCGCGTTTGGGTTCTATAGAAACTAACCCTCAGTTTGCTCAGATGGTTAGCCCTAATGACATGGTTGTACTTATTACTTTAGAGACAAAGGTTGCTGATGTTGAAGGTATGATGAACTTCTGTATACCTTATATTACTATTGAACCTATACTTTCTAAATTCTCTGCTCAATATTGGTATGCTTCTGTAAGAAGAGGAAGTACTAGCGAAAACTTAAAAATTATTAAAGAAAAATTACAAAATATATATGTTGAAACTTCGGCTGAACTTGGTTCTATGCAATTACCATTATCAGACATTCTTAATTTACAAAAGGGTGATGTTGTTAAGTTTACTGAGACTAAGATTACTGACCCTGTGATATTCAAGATTGGTACTAGGAAGAAATTCTTATGCCGTCCTGGTATATCTGGAAGCAGAATGGCTGTACAGCTTACTGGTGTTATGGATGGAGAAACTGATATCACCGAAGATGATTTATTAAAAGAGGAGGATTAA
- the fliN gene encoding flagellar motor switch protein FliN: MMSDGALSQDEIEALLKGSEEAFGSTDSTSASAGSSNNVDKQLFNEAAKIIADNQAYSLSSISTKTVSITNITTTVGDVSNLHQMLSGKVIEAKVSYTGSANGNVYYFMDEKEALTIASLMTGQAETDLNDMVAQVLKEAFSQMIGVSDSALTSKFGGNFTNAPVETSILDDSASISITGPLAIVSGSLSIDGEIDNAPYIFAFELPVLQAILSNASKTTSNANKTSASSSNNTQANDNGKQLGVQHAEFNSLMPASDVQGTGNIGLLMDVTMNMTVELGRATMTIKDILGLGEGSIIELQKLAGEPVDLLVNGKLIAKGEVVVIDENFGVRVTDIISPMDRLRNKSK; encoded by the coding sequence ATGATGAGTGACGGTGCATTATCTCAAGATGAAATAGAAGCTTTGCTTAAAGGAAGTGAAGAGGCTTTTGGAAGCACTGATAGCACTTCAGCATCTGCTGGAAGCAGCAATAATGTAGATAAGCAGCTTTTTAATGAGGCAGCTAAAATCATAGCAGATAATCAAGCTTATTCATTATCTTCTATTTCTACAAAGACTGTGTCCATCACAAATATTACTACAACTGTTGGAGATGTAAGTAATTTGCATCAGATGCTTTCTGGTAAAGTAATAGAAGCAAAAGTATCATACACTGGCTCAGCTAATGGTAATGTTTATTATTTTATGGATGAGAAAGAGGCTTTAACTATAGCTTCTCTTATGACTGGTCAAGCTGAGACTGATTTGAATGATATGGTAGCTCAAGTATTAAAAGAAGCTTTCTCTCAAATGATTGGAGTTTCTGATAGTGCTTTAACTTCTAAATTCGGAGGAAACTTTACTAATGCTCCTGTAGAAACTAGTATATTAGATGATTCCGCTTCAATAAGCATTACTGGACCTTTGGCTATAGTAAGCGGTTCTCTAAGTATAGATGGAGAAATAGATAACGCTCCTTATATATTTGCTTTTGAATTGCCTGTTTTACAAGCTATTTTATCTAATGCTTCAAAAACTACTTCTAATGCAAATAAAACAAGTGCAAGCAGCAGCAATAATACTCAAGCTAATGATAATGGAAAACAGCTTGGAGTACAGCATGCAGAATTTAATTCTTTAATGCCTGCTTCTGATGTTCAAGGTACTGGTAACATTGGTCTTTTAATGGACGTTACTATGAACATGACTGTTGAACTTGGAAGAGCTACTATGACTATTAAAGATATTTTAGGTCTTGGTGAAGGTTCTATTATTGAGCTTCAAAAGTTAGCTGGTGAGCCTGTTGATTTGCTTGTTAATGGAAAGTTAATCGCTAAGGGTGAGGTTGTAGTTATAGATGAAAACTTCGGTGTTCGTGTAACTGATATCATTAGCCCTATGGACAGATTAAGAAACAAATCTAAATAA
- a CDS encoding bifunctional ADP-dependent NAD(P)H-hydrate dehydratase/NAD(P)H-hydrate epimerase: MKVVTTEELINIDKKTTEKIPSILLMEHVALDIFNLLEERYAETLNTHFVHIFSSVGGNGGDGFAVARYLIKNGYNVNVYITGNLDKVNKDTYANFNILKSMNVEIKYLGNEENVYEAIDLIDENDIVLDSLFGTGGRRPLGGIQKLLVDSLNDLNIIRIAIDIPSGLYSKIDDSSNSCFKADETYTVCFAKDIMFLYNTREYIGDLFIIKSIFPENILNEAPYIANLIDYDENIEIVRNAFYSKREQGRLAIVCGSYEYTGACILSAKAAYRSGVGYIRLYVPKAILETVRNAVMIDMPEIVVIGVGEYDNKYFTADDLYIAEDINKSDACIIGSGIGRDMSTEVFINSILKQINIPTVIDADALYLMFQSTLSELGNNFLLTPHIYEFEKLMGINHIEALTNPYNALQRFREITKANIILKDAVSFLMNDDDIYINYNPTVSMGKAGMGDVLAGFVGAFLARKLQMLEASKLALILQSQSFLEASKKLGSDSVQAKDVAYFQSKILKRMM; this comes from the coding sequence ATGAAGGTAGTAACAACAGAAGAGCTAATAAACATAGATAAAAAAACAACAGAAAAAATTCCTTCTATACTTTTGATGGAGCATGTAGCTTTAGATATATTTAATTTATTAGAAGAAAGATATGCTGAAACACTTAATACTCATTTTGTGCATATATTCTCATCTGTTGGAGGCAATGGCGGAGACGGTTTTGCTGTTGCGAGATATTTAATAAAAAACGGATACAATGTAAATGTTTATATTACCGGCAATTTAGACAAGGTTAATAAAGACACTTATGCTAATTTCAATATATTAAAATCTATGAATGTTGAAATAAAGTATTTGGGCAATGAAGAGAATGTTTATGAAGCTATTGATTTGATAGATGAAAATGATATAGTTTTAGATTCATTATTCGGCACAGGCGGAAGAAGACCTTTAGGCGGTATACAAAAGCTTTTAGTTGATAGTTTAAATGATTTAAATATCATAAGAATAGCTATAGATATACCTTCTGGACTATATTCAAAGATTGATGATAGTTCTAATAGTTGTTTTAAGGCAGATGAAACTTATACTGTATGTTTTGCTAAAGACATTATGTTTTTATACAACACTAGAGAGTATATTGGGGACTTATTTATAATCAAATCAATATTTCCAGAGAATATATTAAATGAAGCTCCTTATATTGCTAATTTAATAGATTATGATGAAAATATAGAGATAGTGAGAAATGCTTTTTATTCTAAGAGGGAGCAGGGTAGGCTTGCCATAGTATGCGGAAGCTATGAATATACAGGAGCTTGTATACTATCTGCAAAGGCTGCTTATAGGAGTGGGGTAGGATATATTAGACTTTATGTTCCTAAGGCAATATTAGAAACTGTTAGAAATGCTGTAATGATAGATATGCCTGAAATTGTTGTTATAGGTGTTGGAGAATATGATAATAAATATTTTACAGCAGATGATTTATATATTGCAGAAGATATAAATAAAAGTGATGCTTGTATAATAGGCTCTGGTATAGGCAGAGATATGTCTACAGAGGTTTTTATCAATTCTATATTAAAGCAAATAAATATTCCTACAGTTATTGATGCTGATGCTTTATATTTGATGTTTCAAAGCACTTTATCAGAATTGGGTAATAACTTTTTACTTACTCCGCATATTTATGAGTTTGAAAAGCTTATGGGTATTAATCATATAGAAGCTTTAACTAATCCTTATAATGCATTACAAAGGTTTAGAGAAATTACTAAGGCAAATATAATATTAAAAGATGCTGTAAGTTTTTTGATGAATGATGATGATATATATATAAATTATAATCCTACAGTTTCTATGGGTAAAGCTGGAATGGGAGATGTATTAGCTGGTTTTGTAGGGGCTTTTTTAGCAAGAAAATTACAAATGCTTGAGGCTTCAAAGTTAGCATTAATATTGCAGTCACAAAGTTTTTTAGAGGCCAGCAAAAAATTGGGCAGCGATTCTGTTCAGGCTAAAGATGTTGCTTATTTTCAGTCAAAAATATTAAAGAGGATGATGTAA
- the trxA gene encoding thioredoxin: protein MNEGINMSVQELKSDNFESAISSDKATLVDFFAEWCGPCKMQTPVLHKVADANSDKMNFAAVNVDEAEEIAAKYGVQSIPTLMVFKNGEIVKRAEGMKNEAQLKEWLQEYL from the coding sequence ATGAACGAGGGGATTAATATGTCAGTACAAGAATTAAAATCAGATAATTTTGAAAGTGCTATATCATCAGATAAAGCAACTTTAGTAGATTTCTTTGCAGAGTGGTGCGGACCTTGCAAAATGCAAACACCTGTTTTGCATAAGGTTGCAGATGCTAATTCTGATAAAATGAATTTTGCTGCTGTAAACGTAGATGAAGCAGAAGAGATAGCTGCTAAATATGGTGTTCAATCTATACCAACACTTATGGTTTTCAAAAATGGAGAAATTGTTAAGAGAGCTGAAGGAATGAAAAATGAGGCTCAATTAAAAGAGTGGCTTCAAGAATATCTATAA
- a CDS encoding alpha-hydroxy-acid oxidizing protein, whose amino-acid sequence MTYKEIIEVAKDCMGFCKACAICNGRVCRDCMPGPGAKGIGDVAIRNYDKWREIRLNMDTISSNEDVDTSFELFGKKFKYPIFAGPVGAVKLHYGNKYEEEEYNDILVKSCANAGIAAFTGDGTNPNVMIAATTMIKKQNGIGIPTVKPWNIDVIKEKMKLVADSNAFAVAMDVDAAGLPFLKNLTPKAGSKTVDELRQIKEIANRPFIIKGIMTAKGAKKAVEAGADAIIVSNHGGRVLDQCPSTAEVLPEIVDAVKGKIKILVDGGIRSGADILKALAIGADGVVIARTFVIAVYGGAEEGVESYVAQLGAELEDAMTMCGVHSLKEITRDIVRF is encoded by the coding sequence ATGACATATAAAGAGATTATAGAAGTTGCAAAAGACTGCATGGGTTTTTGTAAGGCTTGTGCTATATGTAATGGAAGAGTGTGCAGAGATTGTATGCCTGGACCTGGAGCTAAGGGAATAGGTGATGTTGCTATTAGAAATTATGATAAATGGAGAGAGATAAGACTTAATATGGACACAATATCTTCTAATGAAGATGTTGATACTTCTTTTGAGTTATTTGGCAAAAAGTTTAAATATCCTATATTTGCCGGTCCTGTTGGAGCTGTTAAGCTTCATTATGGAAATAAGTATGAAGAAGAAGAGTATAATGATATATTAGTAAAATCTTGTGCTAATGCTGGTATTGCTGCTTTTACTGGAGACGGAACTAATCCTAATGTAATGATTGCTGCTACTACTATGATAAAAAAGCAAAATGGTATAGGTATTCCTACTGTAAAGCCTTGGAATATAGATGTTATAAAAGAAAAAATGAAACTTGTTGCAGATTCTAATGCTTTTGCTGTTGCTATGGACGTTGATGCTGCGGGTCTTCCTTTTTTGAAAAATCTTACACCAAAGGCAGGAAGCAAAACTGTTGATGAATTAAGACAAATAAAAGAAATTGCTAACAGACCATTTATAATAAAAGGAATAATGACAGCTAAAGGAGCTAAGAAGGCAGTTGAGGCTGGAGCTGATGCTATAATAGTATCAAATCATGGAGGAAGAGTGCTTGACCAGTGTCCTTCTACTGCTGAGGTTTTGCCTGAGATAGTTGATGCTGTTAAGGGTAAAATTAAAATATTAGTAGACGGCGGTATTAGAAGCGGTGCTGATATATTAAAGGCTCTTGCTATTGGTGCTGATGGGGTTGTTATTGCGAGGACTTTTGTTATAGCTGTTTATGGCGGGGCAGAAGAAGGAGTTGAATCGTATGTTGCTCAATTGGGGGCTGAACTTGAAGATGCTATGACTATGTGCGGGGTTCATAGCTTAAAAGAAATAACTAGAGATATTGTTAGATTTTAA
- a CDS encoding PTS lactose/cellobiose transporter subunit IIA — translation MTEEQEKFMEENVFPIISLAGESKSLAYEALRLAKENKFDEAEEKMKEADSLLLKSHEFQTNLISREADGEKIEITMLFVHAQDHLMTAMSEKNLIKEMIDILKQK, via the coding sequence ATGACTGAAGAACAAGAAAAGTTTATGGAAGAGAATGTATTTCCTATTATTAGTTTGGCAGGAGAAAGTAAAAGTTTAGCTTATGAGGCTTTAAGACTTGCTAAAGAGAATAAATTTGATGAGGCTGAAGAAAAAATGAAAGAGGCTGATTCTTTACTTTTAAAATCTCATGAGTTTCAAACTAATTTAATAAGTAGGGAAGCAGATGGCGAGAAAATAGAGATTACAATGCTTTTTGTACATGCTCAGGACCATTTAATGACTGCTATGAGTGAAAAAAACCTCATAAAAGAAATGATAGATATATTAAAACAAAAATAA
- a CDS encoding 6-phospho-beta-glucosidase, translated as MSNKLKIATIGGASSYTPEIIEGFIKRYDKLPVDELWLVDIEPSKERLEIVANLSRRMIEKAGLKDKFKIFTTLDRREAIKDASFVTTQLRVGLLDARIRDERIPLSYGMIGQETNGAGGFAKALRTIPVIFDICKDIKELSPNAYLINFTNPSGIVTEAVLKYHPEIKMIGLCNVPVNMKKSVAEILNVSDEEITFVAGGLNHFLWGREVIHKGVDRTQEVLEKYLDGFENGPANINTEIAWIKEQVLDTKMIPCPYHRYYYLTDEMLREELAEFRDGKGTRGEQVKAIEKKLFEIYKNPDLNTKPEELNNRGGKYYSDSACELISSLYNNAGTEMIISTRNNGTIDCLPNDCAVEITVNVYKDELKPHKQKPFPIEVRGLLQLMKNFEELTVEAAVHGDYGKALQALTVNPLVVSGRVAKTVLDEIIKQNKDYLPQFYKNK; from the coding sequence ATGTCAAATAAATTAAAAATTGCTACTATTGGAGGAGCTTCTTCATATACTCCTGAAATTATAGAGGGTTTTATAAAGAGATACGATAAATTGCCGGTAGATGAACTTTGGCTTGTTGATATAGAGCCTTCAAAAGAAAGATTGGAAATAGTTGCTAATCTTTCAAGAAGAATGATAGAAAAAGCAGGATTAAAAGATAAGTTCAAAATATTTACAACTTTAGACAGAAGAGAAGCTATAAAAGATGCTAGTTTTGTAACTACTCAATTAAGAGTTGGTTTACTAGATGCTAGAATAAGAGATGAGAGAATACCATTAAGTTATGGAATGATTGGTCAGGAAACTAATGGTGCAGGAGGATTTGCTAAGGCATTAAGAACTATACCTGTAATATTTGATATTTGTAAGGATATAAAAGAATTATCTCCAAATGCTTATCTTATAAACTTTACTAATCCGTCTGGAATAGTTACAGAAGCAGTTTTGAAATATCACCCAGAAATAAAAATGATAGGTCTTTGCAATGTTCCTGTAAACATGAAAAAAAGTGTAGCAGAAATATTGAATGTTTCTGATGAAGAAATTACTTTTGTTGCCGGAGGATTAAATCACTTTTTGTGGGGAAGAGAGGTAATACATAAAGGTGTTGATAGAACTCAGGAAGTTTTAGAGAAATATTTAGATGGTTTTGAAAATGGTCCTGCTAATATTAATACTGAAATAGCTTGGATAAAAGAACAAGTGCTTGATACAAAAATGATACCTTGCCCTTATCATAGATACTATTATCTTACTGATGAAATGCTAAGAGAAGAATTAGCAGAGTTTAGAGACGGTAAAGGCACAAGAGGAGAACAGGTAAAAGCAATAGAGAAAAAATTATTTGAAATATATAAAAATCCAGATTTAAATACTAAGCCTGAAGAGTTAAACAACAGAGGCGGAAAATATTATTCTGATTCTGCTTGCGAACTTATAAGTTCTTTGTATAATAATGCAGGTACAGAGATGATAATATCTACAAGAAATAATGGCACTATTGATTGTTTGCCTAATGATTGTGCTGTTGAAATTACAGTTAATGTTTATAAAGATGAATTAAAACCTCATAAGCAAAAACCTTTCCCTATTGAAGTGAGAGGATTATTACAACTTATGAAAAACTTTGAAGAATTAACTGTAGAGGCGGCTGTTCATGGAGATTATGGTAAAGCACTTCAAGCATTAACTGTCAATCCGTTGGTTGTAAGCGGAAGAGTTGCTAAAACTGTACTCGATGAAATAATAAAACAAAATAAAGACTATTTACCTCAATTTTATAAAAATAAATAA
- a CDS encoding glycoside hydrolase family 1 protein — MKQYRFKDNFLFGSSTSGPQSEGFYDKANKSIWDYWFEIAPDKFHNKVGPVYTSNFFRDYKEDIKLIKETGHNVFRTSIQWSRIIKNFNTLELDEKAVEFYNNVIDELIKNDIEPIMCLYHFDMPLKLQEIGGFENREVVELYAKYASKMFELYGDKVKKWFTFNEPIVVAEGGYLYKFHYPEVVSFKRAIQVAYNMNLASAKAVKAFKESGKTGDIGIILNLTPSYPRDENNKEDLKASHICDLLFNRSFLDPATKGEFPEDLVKFVKENNLTPICEQGDKELLKENTITLLGINYYQPRRVKARETEFKSDTLMPENFFEPYEMPNRLMNPYRGWEIYYKGIYDIAKNIQDNYSNMRWLITENGMGVENEERFIKEGVVEDDYRIEFVTEHLKWLHKAIEEGSNCLGYLMWTPIDCWSWLNSYKNRYGFIRCDLETGKKTIKKSGHWFRELVKNKGFDA; from the coding sequence ATGAAACAATATAGATTTAAAGATAATTTTTTATTTGGAAGCTCTACATCAGGACCTCAAAGTGAAGGTTTTTATGATAAAGCTAATAAAAGTATATGGGATTATTGGTTTGAAATAGCACCAGATAAATTCCATAATAAAGTAGGTCCAGTATATACATCTAATTTCTTTAGAGATTATAAAGAAGATATAAAATTAATAAAAGAAACAGGACATAATGTTTTTAGAACTTCAATACAATGGAGCAGAATAATAAAAAATTTTAACACTCTAGAGTTAGATGAAAAAGCAGTTGAGTTTTATAATAATGTTATAGATGAACTTATAAAAAATGATATAGAGCCTATAATGTGTTTGTATCATTTTGATATGCCTTTAAAACTTCAAGAGATTGGCGGATTTGAAAATAGAGAAGTTGTTGAACTCTATGCTAAATATGCTTCTAAAATGTTTGAACTATATGGAGATAAAGTAAAAAAATGGTTTACATTCAATGAGCCTATAGTTGTTGCTGAGGGAGGATATTTGTATAAGTTTCATTATCCTGAAGTTGTATCATTTAAAAGGGCTATTCAAGTAGCTTATAATATGAACTTGGCTAGTGCAAAGGCTGTAAAAGCGTTTAAAGAATCTGGAAAAACTGGAGATATAGGAATAATATTAAACTTAACTCCTTCTTACCCTAGAGATGAAAACAATAAAGAAGATTTAAAAGCTTCACATATATGCGATTTGTTGTTTAATAGAAGTTTTTTAGACCCTGCTACTAAAGGAGAGTTTCCAGAAGATTTAGTAAAATTCGTAAAAGAAAATAACCTTACTCCTATATGCGAACAAGGCGACAAAGAATTATTAAAAGAAAATACTATAACTTTGCTTGGAATAAATTATTATCAGCCTAGAAGAGTGAAGGCAAGAGAGACAGAGTTTAAATCAGATACTTTAATGCCTGAAAACTTCTTCGAGCCTTATGAAATGCCTAACAGACTTATGAATCCATACAGAGGCTGGGAAATATATTATAAAGGTATTTATGATATAGCAAAAAATATTCAAGATAATTATTCTAATATGAGATGGCTAATAACAGAAAATGGAATGGGTGTTGAAAATGAAGAGAGATTTATAAAAGAAGGCGTTGTAGAAGATGATTATAGAATAGAGTTTGTAACAGAACATTTAAAATGGCTTCATAAAGCTATAGAAGAGGGTTCTAATTGTCTTGGTTATTTAATGTGGACGCCTATAGATTGCTGGTCTTGGCTTAATTCTTATAAAAATAGATATGGTTTTATTCGATGCGATTTAGAAACAGGAAAGAAAACAATAAAGAAATCAGGTCATTGGTTTAGAGAGCTTGTAAAAAATAAAGGCTTTGATGCTTAA